The proteins below are encoded in one region of Methanofollis aquaemaris:
- a CDS encoding cytochrome c biogenesis protein: MNKPEGGGVKSIRTGLFLILFLTYLIHCAGASPLTIEYYSIEGCSDCDLVKPLIEDIECDLDESVSVTYIDVRTPEGLDRWRQYGFREVPAVVVDGNTKIPKDEITEERIRAAIEQSFSGIEPKENLPTINWNIPLAYSLGLFSGFSPCLMAILGFILVYVTGSGEGLRSSVLNSLVFGLGLVATYIIMGCCVLLVGMSLNGYSRYLTIAAGLIVVLVGMNLIGILRSPIDTGNYIQSFVWKYSTTLPGLFILGVLFSIVKAPCAAPMILILLSKILVDGTIQDLSLLLVFGVGLLTPFIGVGMIGGYSSSRRVKEHRDIIKIISGIILIGFGFWMIMLM, translated from the coding sequence TTGAATAAACCAGAAGGAGGTGGAGTCAAAAGCATTCGTACCGGATTGTTCCTGATCCTGTTCTTGACCTACTTGATTCACTGTGCTGGCGCATCTCCTCTCACCATTGAGTATTATTCTATTGAAGGATGTTCCGACTGTGACCTTGTTAAGCCTTTGATAGAGGATATCGAGTGCGATCTGGATGAGTCTGTGTCAGTCACCTATATCGATGTCCGCACGCCAGAGGGTCTAGATCGGTGGCGACAGTATGGATTTCGTGAAGTCCCGGCAGTGGTTGTGGATGGCAATACAAAAATTCCCAAAGATGAAATCACCGAAGAGAGGATTAGGGCAGCGATTGAGCAATCATTTTCTGGAATCGAGCCTAAGGAGAACTTACCAACAATTAACTGGAACATTCCACTTGCTTACTCATTAGGTCTTTTTTCTGGCTTTTCACCATGTTTAATGGCGATATTGGGATTTATACTGGTATATGTCACTGGTTCTGGAGAGGGGCTGAGAAGTAGTGTCCTGAACTCACTGGTATTCGGCCTGGGGCTAGTTGCTACATATATTATCATGGGTTGCTGTGTCCTTCTGGTGGGAATGTCATTAAACGGTTATAGTCGATATCTCACGATCGCGGCAGGGTTGATCGTAGTACTTGTCGGAATGAATCTGATAGGAATTTTAAGATCTCCTATTGACACAGGCAACTATATTCAGTCATTTGTATGGAAGTATTCAACTACCCTACCAGGTTTATTTATATTGGGGGTGCTGTTTTCGATTGTTAAGGCCCCCTGTGCTGCACCAATGATACTCATATTGCTGAGTAAAATCCTAGTTGATGGTACAATACAGGATCTATCACTCTTGTTGGTTTTCGGAGTTGGTTTACTCACGCCGTTTATTGGGGTAGGTATGATCGGGGGATATAGTTCATCAAGAAGAGTCAAAGAACACAGAGACATTATAAAAATCATTAGTGGCATTATTTTGATCGGCTTTGGATTTTGGATGATTATGTTGATGTGA
- the upp gene encoding uracil phosphoribosyltransferase — MTVRPVSHPVITHKINMLRDAGTRPKDFRQIVTEVTSLLTYEATRDLELEKTTIDGWQGRKMEVEMFLEEDPSIVPVFRAGIGMQEGFLSIIPSAKISYIGYYRDEDTLEPQLYYAKLAENVHLRRNYVLDPMLATGGTTSAVCSMLKKAGVKSIKVLCILAAPEGLARMKADHPDVEIIPAVVDDHLNEKGYIMPGLGDAGDRLFGTK, encoded by the coding sequence ATGACCGTACGGCCAGTCTCCCACCCGGTCATCACGCACAAGATCAACATGCTTCGTGACGCCGGGACAAGGCCCAAGGACTTCAGGCAGATCGTGACCGAGGTCACGTCGCTGCTGACCTACGAGGCGACCCGCGACCTCGAACTCGAGAAGACCACCATCGACGGGTGGCAGGGTCGGAAGATGGAGGTCGAGATGTTCCTGGAAGAAGACCCTTCCATCGTCCCGGTCTTCCGTGCCGGTATCGGGATGCAGGAGGGGTTCCTGAGCATCATCCCGAGCGCCAAGATCAGTTACATCGGCTACTACCGCGACGAGGACACGCTCGAACCGCAACTCTACTATGCGAAACTGGCGGAGAACGTGCATCTCAGGAGGAACTATGTCCTCGACCCGATGCTCGCCACCGGCGGGACCACCTCCGCGGTCTGTTCGATGCTGAAGAAGGCGGGCGTGAAGAGCATCAAGGTGCTCTGCATTCTTGCGGCGCCCGAGGGACTTGCACGGATGAAGGCGGACCATCCCGACGTCGAGATCATCCCGGCGGTGGTCGACGACCACCTCAATGAGAAGGGCTACATCATGCCCGGTCTCGGCGATGCCGGCGACCGTCTCTTCGGGACAAAATAA
- a CDS encoding uracil-xanthine permease family protein codes for MFLGVQILFVAFGALVIVPLLTGLDPNVALFTAGIGTLIFQLITRMKVPIFLASSFAFIPAITYGVAAWGIPSTLCGLAAAGLFYVVLSAVIRVSGVGLINRLFPPVVVGPVICAIGLSLAPAAVNMALGIAGGVQVVPVETALLISGFSLLTTLVVFTFTKGWLRLIPILCGIAAGYALSAALGIVNYSEIITAAWFAIPAFTLPEWNLEAILFIVPVAIAPAIEHFGDILAIGSVTGKNYLEDPGVHRTMLGDGIATFVASFIGGPPNTTYSEVTGAVALTKQFNPLIMTAAAVFAICFAFVGKIGAALHSIPIPVMGGVMILLFGLIASLGINQLVRNHVDLTTQKNAVIASIVLITAIGGLFIPFGDFKLAGIGLAAIIGVVLNLVIPEPEGVAAE; via the coding sequence ATGTTCCTGGGGGTTCAGATCCTTTTCGTCGCCTTCGGTGCGCTTGTCATCGTCCCGCTCCTCACGGGGTTGGACCCGAATGTCGCGCTCTTCACGGCGGGTATCGGGACTCTGATCTTCCAGTTGATTACACGAATGAAAGTACCGATCTTTCTTGCCTCTTCTTTTGCGTTCATTCCGGCGATCACCTATGGTGTCGCGGCATGGGGCATACCCAGCACCCTCTGCGGCCTTGCTGCGGCAGGTCTGTTCTATGTGGTGCTGAGTGCTGTCATCAGGGTCTCCGGCGTGGGCCTCATCAACAGGCTCTTCCCGCCCGTGGTGGTCGGTCCGGTCATCTGCGCGATCGGTCTCTCCCTCGCCCCTGCCGCCGTGAACATGGCGCTCGGGATCGCCGGCGGGGTCCAGGTCGTGCCGGTCGAGACGGCGCTGCTCATCTCAGGTTTCTCGCTCCTGACGACGCTGGTGGTCTTCACCTTCACGAAGGGATGGCTCAGACTGATCCCGATCCTCTGCGGGATTGCGGCAGGCTACGCCCTCTCGGCCGCGCTCGGGATCGTCAACTACTCAGAGATCATCACCGCGGCCTGGTTTGCGATCCCGGCCTTCACCCTGCCTGAGTGGAACCTCGAAGCCATCCTCTTCATCGTCCCGGTCGCGATCGCCCCGGCCATCGAGCACTTCGGCGACATCCTGGCCATCGGGTCGGTCACCGGCAAGAACTATCTGGAAGACCCCGGCGTCCACCGCACCATGCTGGGCGACGGCATCGCCACCTTCGTCGCCTCGTTCATCGGCGGCCCGCCGAACACCACCTACTCCGAGGTGACCGGTGCGGTGGCGTTGACCAAGCAGTTCAACCCGCTCATCATGACCGCCGCGGCAGTCTTTGCGATCTGCTTTGCTTTCGTCGGCAAGATCGGCGCCGCCCTGCACAGCATCCCCATCCCGGTGATGGGCGGCGTGATGATCCTCCTCTTCGGGCTCATCGCAAGTCTCGGTATCAACCAGCTGGTCAGGAACCACGTCGACCTGACGACCCAGAAGAACGCGGTCATCGCCTCCATCGTGCTGATCACCGCGATCGGCGGGCTGTTCATCCCGTTCGGCGACTTCAAACTGGCCGGGATCGGCCTCGCGGCGATCATCGGTGTCGTCCTCAACCTGGTGATCCCCGAACCCGAGGGGGTGGCGGCGGAATGA
- the dps gene encoding DNA protection during starvation protein → MAKVAREMVEKAGIDVDKLLEMLVKNAAAELTTFYYYTILRANLIGLEGETVKEIAETARIEDRNHFEALVPRIYELGGKLPDDMVEFHNISACRPARLPPDPSDITAMLTVLVEAERCAVHGYTEICNYTAGKDHRTYDLALAILNEEVEHESWFSEFLGEGPSGHFLRRGETSPFVSKFMR, encoded by the coding sequence GTGGCAAAAGTTGCACGAGAAATGGTTGAGAAGGCGGGTATCGACGTCGACAAACTGCTGGAGATGCTGGTCAAGAACGCTGCGGCTGAACTGACCACCTTTTATTATTACACCATCCTGCGGGCCAACCTCATCGGCCTGGAGGGGGAGACGGTCAAGGAGATCGCGGAGACCGCACGGATCGAGGACAGGAACCACTTCGAGGCGCTGGTCCCGAGGATCTACGAACTCGGGGGGAAACTTCCCGACGACATGGTGGAGTTCCACAACATCTCGGCCTGCCGGCCGGCGAGGTTGCCCCCGGACCCGTCGGACATCACGGCGATGCTCACGGTGCTCGTCGAGGCCGAGCGGTGTGCGGTCCACGGGTATACCGAGATCTGCAATTACACCGCAGGCAAAGACCACCGCACCTATGACCTGGCGCTGGCGATCCTCAACGAGGAGGTGGAGCACGAGTCCTGGTTCTCCGAGTTCCTTGGCGAGGGGCCGTCGGGTCATTTTCTCAGGAGAGGGGAGACGTCGCCTTTCGTCTCGAAGTTCATGCGCTGA
- a CDS encoding ZIP family metal transporter codes for MQMMPLLEGLGPIWQALLAGCFTWGLTALGAATVFFTRGVDRRGLDLMLGFAAGVMIAASYWSLLAPAIELSAGLPVPVWLPPVAGFLAGGLAMWGAEALLPYLHLDAVDDTGGGGRGMRRGSLMLILAVTIHNIPEGLAVGVGFGALAAAHPSATFAGAVGLAIGIGLQNFPEGMAVSMPLRREGVSRLRSFWYGQLSGVVEPVAAVVGAAAVIVAAPVLPYALAFAAGAMIFVVAEEVIPGAQGSPRLATLGVLAGFAVMMVLDVALG; via the coding sequence ATGCAGATGATGCCCCTGCTGGAGGGCCTCGGCCCGATCTGGCAGGCCTTGCTTGCCGGGTGCTTCACCTGGGGGCTCACCGCCCTCGGGGCGGCGACGGTCTTTTTCACGCGGGGGGTGGACCGACGGGGGCTCGACCTCATGCTCGGGTTTGCCGCGGGGGTGATGATCGCCGCCAGTTACTGGTCGCTCCTGGCCCCGGCGATCGAACTCTCGGCCGGTCTTCCGGTGCCGGTCTGGCTCCCGCCGGTCGCGGGGTTTCTTGCCGGGGGGCTCGCGATGTGGGGGGCCGAGGCGCTTCTCCCCTATCTGCACCTCGACGCCGTCGACGATACGGGAGGCGGTGGCCGGGGGATGCGGCGGGGCAGTCTTATGCTCATTCTTGCGGTGACCATCCACAACATCCCGGAGGGTCTGGCGGTGGGGGTGGGCTTCGGCGCCCTGGCCGCCGCCCACCCGTCGGCGACCTTCGCCGGGGCGGTGGGGCTTGCCATCGGGATCGGGCTCCAGAACTTCCCCGAGGGGATGGCCGTCTCGATGCCCCTGCGGCGCGAGGGGGTCTCGCGCCTGCGGAGTTTCTGGTACGGCCAGCTCTCCGGCGTCGTCGAACCGGTGGCTGCGGTCGTCGGAGCGGCGGCGGTCATCGTCGCCGCACCGGTCCTCCCGTACGCCCTCGCCTTTGCGGCCGGGGCGATGATCTTTGTCGTGGCGGAGGAGGTGATCCCCGGTGCGCAGGGGAGTCCGCGACTCGCGACGCTCGGGGTGCTCGCCGGGTTTGCGGTGATGATGGTGCTGGACGTGGCGCTGGGATAG
- a CDS encoding DUF5518 domain-containing protein, which produces MAENEGNFWWGVVVGWVLMMIVNIFIPVIGPLVGGFAAGYIAKGGLWNGGVAGLVAGIIGAVIIAILILIGATAFLGGIGLISGFAVGTLLIISVFIVNGILAFIGGAIGGAVAG; this is translated from the coding sequence ATGGCAGAAAATGAGGGCAACTTCTGGTGGGGTGTCGTCGTCGGGTGGGTGTTGATGATGATCGTCAATATCTTCATCCCGGTTATCGGGCCCCTGGTCGGCGGGTTTGCGGCCGGATACATCGCGAAGGGGGGGTTGTGGAACGGCGGCGTGGCCGGGCTGGTCGCCGGGATCATCGGGGCGGTGATCATCGCGATCCTCATCCTCATCGGGGCGACGGCGTTCCTGGGGGGGATCGGTCTCATCTCCGGGTTCGCCGTCGGGACGCTCCTGATCATCAGCGTCTTCATCGTCAACGGGATCCTCGCCTTCATCGGCGGGGCGATCGGTGGGGCGGTCGCGGGGTGA
- a CDS encoding CxxC-x17-CxxC domain-containing protein: MNGRDNFGGRRDFGPREMHKTVCSDCGKECEVPFKPTDGRPVYCNDCFPKHRKPRY; this comes from the coding sequence ATGAACGGAAGAGACAATTTTGGTGGGCGGAGAGACTTCGGCCCCCGTGAGATGCACAAGACAGTCTGCTCTGACTGTGGCAAAGAGTGCGAAGTTCCATTCAAGCCCACCGACGGAAGGCCAGTCTACTGCAACGACTGCTTCCCGAAGCACAGAAAGCCCAGGTACTAA
- a CDS encoding 4Fe-4S binding protein: MSSDLKAALLRRCRAMEIPLVGVADVERWENPPFRPWMPEEFYPQRIFPEARSVIVIGLPVHLPALESAPSIWYRETYLTVNALLDQYTYRLAEYLNEEGYPSVFVPRDGYGGIGALIKKPVAFFSHRHAAYFAGLGTFGVNNMLLTPEYGPRVRFGSILTAAPLPPDPVMTEEVCNHCMRCVEMCPASALDREDYPAGLTDRGACARNSAELEKRRLAPCGICIKVCPIGKDRVFYGREDASVYARSERRPDLHRAWEHVRSYGGK; the protein is encoded by the coding sequence ATGAGCAGCGATCTGAAGGCCGCCCTCCTCCGGCGGTGCCGGGCGATGGAGATACCTCTTGTCGGGGTGGCGGATGTCGAACGGTGGGAGAACCCGCCCTTCCGGCCCTGGATGCCGGAGGAGTTCTACCCGCAGCGCATCTTCCCTGAGGCGCGGTCGGTGATCGTGATCGGTCTCCCGGTCCACCTCCCGGCCCTGGAGAGCGCTCCATCGATCTGGTACCGCGAGACCTACCTGACGGTGAACGCTCTCCTGGACCAGTACACCTATCGTCTGGCCGAATATCTCAACGAAGAGGGGTATCCCTCGGTCTTTGTGCCGCGGGACGGGTACGGGGGTATCGGGGCGCTCATAAAAAAACCAGTGGCGTTCTTCTCCCACCGCCACGCCGCATACTTCGCAGGGCTCGGGACGTTCGGGGTGAACAACATGCTCCTCACTCCGGAGTACGGCCCGCGGGTACGCTTCGGTTCGATCCTCACCGCCGCTCCCCTCCCGCCCGACCCCGTGATGACCGAAGAGGTCTGCAATCACTGCATGCGGTGCGTGGAGATGTGCCCGGCCAGCGCCCTCGACCGCGAGGACTATCCCGCGGGCCTGACCGATCGGGGGGCCTGCGCGAGAAACAGTGCCGAATTGGAGAAGCGGCGTCTTGCCCCGTGTGGGATCTGCATCAAGGTCTGCCCGATCGGGAAGGACCGGGTGTTCTACGGCAGAGAGGACGCTTCGGTCTATGCAAGAAGTGAACGCCGGCCAGACCTGCACCGCGCCTGGGAGCATGTGCGCTCCTATGGTGGGAAGTGA
- a CDS encoding GNAT family N-acetyltransferase translates to MPERCIFSIPNDISHLPLVGSAVAHISSLAGCSGEEAHHIGRCVEDVVAHIIGHAFPAGEEDIITLTGEWTDERLEISIREKGTPYDPGVEACPDKLQGWKGVLDGVSFHNLGAAGKETRLWKRPSSSGEMEADPAPETGDAPPPSLDRPFACEIRPTRIDEAVEITRRAYTCYGYSYGYEEVYYPDRLKELIRSGRLSSFVAVHDGAVIGHAGLLFGDDPGIAELSLGFVDPPFRKHGIFKRLMATTVQEAERRGLIGVKGQGVCTHPYSQKSVAFLGMSECALLLSHYPVMQFTGIATGNQVRESVVVLYRYLRRPEPRTFFVPEHHEGAVRAIYRRLGDVPLFGTAWECPAPGSDAGAGLAVETEPYGSARIRVHSYGADTLPSLRTALRDLCTRRLEVVYLSLPLTDPITRWITGTIEEMGFFFAGVEPSSTGDDRLLLQYLNNQVIDYDRVFIGSAFGEEVKEYVCRCDPGQERDA, encoded by the coding sequence GTGCCTGAGCGGTGTATATTCAGTATCCCCAACGATATCTCACATCTGCCGCTGGTCGGATCCGCCGTCGCTCACATCTCCTCTCTCGCCGGGTGCTCGGGGGAAGAGGCGCACCACATCGGCCGCTGTGTCGAGGATGTCGTCGCCCATATCATCGGCCATGCCTTCCCGGCCGGCGAGGAGGACATCATCACGCTCACCGGTGAATGGACGGATGAGAGGCTTGAGATCTCCATCAGGGAGAAAGGAACACCCTACGACCCTGGAGTCGAAGCATGCCCCGACAAACTCCAGGGGTGGAAGGGCGTGCTGGACGGCGTCTCATTCCACAATCTCGGCGCCGCGGGGAAAGAGACGCGGCTGTGGAAACGCCCCTCCTCATCAGGAGAAATGGAGGCTGACCCTGCTCCAGAGACCGGGGATGCACCCCCACCCAGTCTCGACCGGCCGTTCGCCTGCGAGATCAGACCGACCCGCATCGACGAGGCCGTGGAGATCACCCGGCGCGCCTACACCTGCTACGGTTACTCGTACGGTTACGAGGAGGTCTATTATCCTGACCGGCTCAAAGAACTCATCAGGAGCGGGCGGCTCAGTTCGTTCGTCGCCGTGCACGACGGTGCGGTGATCGGCCATGCCGGTCTGCTCTTCGGGGACGACCCCGGCATTGCAGAGTTGTCGCTCGGGTTTGTGGACCCCCCTTTCCGCAAGCACGGGATCTTCAAGAGACTGATGGCGACAACCGTGCAGGAGGCCGAGCGGCGGGGCCTCATCGGGGTGAAAGGGCAGGGCGTCTGCACACATCCGTACTCGCAGAAATCTGTCGCCTTCCTCGGGATGAGCGAGTGCGCTCTCCTCCTCTCCCATTATCCGGTGATGCAGTTTACCGGGATCGCCACCGGGAACCAGGTCAGGGAGAGTGTCGTTGTCCTGTATCGATATCTGAGAAGACCGGAGCCGCGGACGTTTTTTGTGCCCGAACACCACGAAGGGGCGGTCAGAGCGATCTACCGGCGCCTCGGGGACGTGCCCCTCTTCGGGACGGCATGGGAGTGCCCGGCGCCCGGAAGCGATGCCGGGGCCGGCCTTGCCGTGGAGACCGAACCGTACGGCTCGGCCAGGATCCGCGTCCATTCCTATGGTGCCGATACCCTCCCCTCGCTCAGGACCGCCCTTCGAGACCTCTGCACCCGACGCCTGGAAGTCGTCTACCTCTCGCTCCCGCTCACCGACCCGATCACCAGGTGGATCACCGGCACGATCGAGGAGATGGGCTTCTTCTTCGCCGGGGTGGAACCCTCGTCCACCGGCGACGACCGTCTCCTCCTCCAGTACCTCAACAATCAGGTCATCGACTATGACCGGGTGTTCATCGGTTCTGCGTTCGGAGAAGAGGTGAAGGAATATGTGTGCCGGTGCGATCCCGGACAGGAGAGGGATGCATGA
- a CDS encoding MATE family efflux transporter: MALLKGDPRTAIRRLSGPLIVSMLLLSAFNIVDAIWVAGLGEEALAAVGLAFPLYMIMVGCGEGLGAGVGTAIARRIGRSDRVGAEGVAAQGMILAALLAVVFTISMLLFSDTIFGLFGEGEAATLAATYGTIIFGASTIVFFSELAYGVLKGEGDTKRVMKVIVAAEVINFVLDPVLIYGAGMGVAGAAWATVISLVVEFLVMVFWFVVRKDTYVPLRVRRTPVRWPVVSEIVRVSIPNTLGCFLVSGVVIVINAILTSIAGDTAIAVYTSGWRVVTFALVPLFALSSAVMMVAGAAIGARLYQRLEEVFRYAVRLGVGIGVLMSVVVYLFAPQITLIFTYSEACSGIAPEIVVFLRTVCLFFPAVPLGVMAGAFFMASGRGTASLIVTSLGVGMVGCLAYLFGNVMGLGIDGVWWGIVVGEVLGNAVGFLWMRHDLGTLVVRSEEREYAAAAGRSSATRTRAPARQSDL, encoded by the coding sequence GTGGCTCTCCTGAAAGGAGACCCCAGAACCGCAATCCGGAGACTCTCGGGTCCGTTGATCGTCTCCATGCTCCTCCTCTCGGCCTTCAACATCGTGGACGCCATCTGGGTGGCAGGTCTCGGTGAGGAGGCCCTTGCCGCCGTCGGACTCGCCTTCCCGCTCTATATGATCATGGTCGGGTGCGGCGAAGGTCTGGGCGCCGGCGTCGGGACGGCGATAGCCAGGCGGATCGGCAGGAGCGATAGAGTCGGAGCCGAGGGTGTTGCGGCGCAGGGTATGATCCTTGCGGCCCTTCTTGCCGTAGTCTTCACGATCTCGATGCTCCTCTTCTCCGACACGATCTTCGGACTCTTCGGGGAGGGCGAGGCCGCCACCCTTGCCGCGACATATGGGACGATCATCTTCGGGGCCTCGACGATCGTCTTCTTCTCCGAACTTGCCTATGGCGTGTTGAAAGGCGAAGGGGACACTAAAAGAGTGATGAAAGTCATCGTCGCCGCCGAGGTGATCAACTTCGTCCTCGATCCGGTGCTCATCTATGGCGCCGGGATGGGGGTCGCCGGGGCGGCGTGGGCGACGGTGATCTCCCTGGTCGTCGAATTCCTGGTGATGGTCTTCTGGTTTGTCGTCAGAAAAGACACCTATGTCCCCCTCCGGGTCAGACGGACTCCGGTCAGGTGGCCGGTCGTCTCCGAGATCGTCAGGGTCAGCATCCCCAACACCCTCGGATGTTTCCTGGTCTCAGGCGTCGTCATCGTGATCAACGCCATCCTCACTTCCATCGCCGGGGATACGGCCATCGCGGTCTACACCTCAGGGTGGCGGGTCGTCACCTTCGCGCTGGTCCCGCTCTTTGCGCTCTCCTCGGCCGTGATGATGGTCGCCGGCGCCGCGATCGGGGCAAGGCTGTATCAGCGACTGGAAGAAGTCTTCAGGTACGCCGTACGCCTGGGCGTGGGGATCGGTGTCCTGATGAGTGTCGTCGTCTACCTTTTCGCCCCCCAGATCACCCTGATCTTTACCTACTCTGAGGCCTGCTCGGGCATCGCCCCGGAGATCGTCGTCTTCCTCAGGACCGTCTGCCTCTTCTTCCCCGCCGTCCCGCTGGGAGTCATGGCCGGAGCGTTCTTCATGGCCTCAGGCCGGGGGACCGCCTCCCTCATCGTCACCTCTCTGGGGGTCGGCATGGTGGGCTGTCTCGCCTACCTCTTCGGGAATGTCATGGGCCTCGGCATAGACGGCGTCTGGTGGGGGATCGTCGTCGGCGAAGTGCTCGGCAATGCCGTCGGGTTCCTCTGGATGAGACACGACCTCGGCACGCTGGTGGTGAGAAGCGAGGAGCGGGAGTACGCCGCGGCCGCAGGGCGTTCATCAGCCACCAGGACCAGAGCTCCCGCTCGTCAGAGCGACCTCTGA
- a CDS encoding cupin domain-containing protein — translation MKIVNLAEVPVHPNPHGVDARKVYDSKDAVAVVIALKPGEALKRHVTPVDVFFYVLEGTGVVEIGDEGARVERDHLVESPAGVPHRWSNDSDRDFRVLVVKVPRPTEGTKLL, via the coding sequence ATGAAAATTGTCAATCTCGCAGAGGTGCCGGTCCACCCCAACCCCCATGGAGTAGACGCCAGGAAAGTTTATGACTCAAAAGACGCCGTCGCCGTCGTCATCGCCCTCAAACCGGGAGAGGCCCTGAAACGGCACGTCACCCCGGTGGACGTCTTCTTCTACGTCCTTGAGGGGACCGGCGTCGTCGAGATCGGCGACGAAGGAGCGCGCGTGGAGAGAGACCATCTCGTCGAGAGTCCGGCCGGAGTTCCGCACCGGTGGTCCAACGACTCTGACCGGGACTTCAGGGTGCTGGTGGTCAAGGTGCCGCGCCCGACTGAAGGGACGAAACTGCTCTGA